The genomic interval GTCGGAAGTACGTTTGAATGCCTATCGAATCATGTGGTTGTTTGTCTTTTTCGACCTGCCGACCAATACCAAAACGGAACGGCGCCATGCGGTACAATTCCGCAAGGCGTTGGAAAAGGACGGCTTCACGATGATGCAATACTCGGTTTATGTGCGCCATTGTGCCTCGAAGGAGAATATGCAGGTCCACATCAAGCGGGTTCGGCGCTCCATGCCGCCGTCCGGATTCACAAGTATTCTCGCCGTAACGGACAAACAGTATGGGGATATACTGAACTTCTGGGGCAAAAGCGAACGGGCCAAACCGGAAACACCGCAACAGTTGGAATTTTTCTGACAATTTGTTACCTTCGTTCTTTGAAATACGGGAAAAACGCATCAAACCGACTTCGCCGGAACGCCCGATCGTATTTTTACAGTGGCAAACGGATCGTAAGCAGCACTTTATCAGCCAATATGAGGCCCGACGTTGTGGTTTGATGTAGAATCTCTATAAGATACAACCTAAACTCGTTGAAGCATGGTTCCTGTGCGGTTGTGGTTTGATGTAGAATCTCTATAAGATACAACAGCATCTTCAATTAACCAATTAAGTGCCATGTTGTGGTTTGATGTAGAATCTCTATAAGATACAACTCTGACACATTCATTGTGTCGTGCCTCTCTGTTGTGGTTTGATGTAGAATCTCTATAAGATACAACTAGTCGATGAAATTCTGGCTTTGTTCAATGTTGTGGTTTGATGTAGAATCTCTATAAGATACAACCTATTCATTAACCAATTAAACACTTACGTAGTTGTGGTTTGATGTAGAATCTCTATAAGATACAACACCCAAAAACGATGTAGACGCACAATATAGGTTGTGGTTTGATGTAGAATCTCTATAAGATACAACACATAAAACGTCCAGAAGCAAAAAGAGCGGTTGTGGTTTGATGTAGAATCTCTATAAGATACAACCATAAGTAACGGATCAACGCCACACAAAGGGTTGTGGTTTGATGTAGAATCTCTATAAGATACAACGCGGCACGCGAAGTTGCGTAATGATCGTAAGTTGTGGTTTGATGTAGAATCTCTATAAGATACAACAACGAGAACGAGAAAACTTATGGCTCGAAGTTGTGGTTTGATGTAGAATCTCTATAAGATACAACATTAATCTCACGAACGGGAATTGGAGTTTCGTTGTGGTTTGATGTAGAATCTCTATAAGATACAACGGAAATTTACGAAAAGCGTTGGAGACAATAGTTGTGGTTTGATGTAGAATCTCTATAAGATACAACATTCCAACTGTCAGGCGTAACAAGAATCGGGTTGTGGTTTGATGTAGAATCTCTATAGATACTGTTTCAAAGAGTGTGTCTAGGGGGGGTAAATAAAAAAGTCTACAGATTTTTTAGATTTGTACAGGGAATCAACAAAAAACTAAAAAAGGAGTAGACTTATGGTATTGACAAAGGAACAACTTTCCGAATTAATATGCAAACATTCGGAGCGGGAAAATGGCCTTCAAGATCTGTTGGAGATCTTGTTGGAGAGTATGATGGTCTCGGAGCGCCGGGAATATCTCCGGGAAAACTCCGCATCGGGGAATAAATGCAACGGCTTCCGTCCGGGACATAGTTACGGTCATGGCCGTACGCTGACGTTCCGGATACCCCGAGATCGCTACGGGAACTTTCATCCCCGGATTCTGGCGATCCTGCGCCATCAGGAAGATGAATGCGAACGCCTTGCCGGAACGCTGTATACGAAAGGTCTTACGCAGGAACAGGTTGGCGAGGTATTCCAGGATATCTATGGCGAGCACTACAGCAAGGCGAGCATTTCGCGGATGCTGGACTACCTCCGAGAAGATGTCTCGCAATGGCTCACGCGCTCTCTGGAGGCTTATTACCCCATCGTCTTCATCGATTGCGTACACATGAAGATCCACCGCAAGCGGAGCGTAGAAACAGAAGCTTTCTATGTGGTGCTAGCTGTGCGTGAAGACAAGCGGCGTGAAGTGCTGGGGATCTTCAACAAGCCCACGGAGAGCGCCCTGGGCTGGGGCGAGATGCTCACAGAGCTGCAGGAACGAGGCGTTCGGAAGATCGGCCTGGTGTGTGCCGACGGGCTGAAGGGTCTGGAGGATGTCATCAGTGCGGTCTTTCCCGGAACCCCGCTACAACGCTGTACGACGCACCTGAAACGCAATCTGCTGAGCTGCGTGCGCAACGGCGACAAGGGCGAGCTGGCCGAGGATCTGCGACAGGTCTTCCGTACGGGGGATCGCAGCTATACGGTGGAGAGAGCCTGGGAACAATGGCAGGCGCTCTGTGAGAAATGGGGTCAGGATTATCGCAGTTTTCGACGACGGGGCGAAGACCCAGCCTACAAAGCCTACTTCACCTATCTGAATTACGAGGCAAGGATTCAGTCGATGATCTACACGACGAACTGGATCGAGCGTCTGCAGAAGGATTTTCGACGGGTTACACGCATGCGGGGAGCCATGCCCAGCGAGGAGTCGGTACTGCTGCTGATGGGTAAAACGGCCATGGATAAGAAGTCCTACCTGAGGCCGGTGCCGCGGATCGACCTGGATCGGGAATTATTCCCCGAGTGAAGACTATAACACAAAAATATGAAAACACGCCGCGGCGTGTTGTTCTAAATCAAGAATCGCTATATTTGCATATCTGAAGAATCTGAAGGCGCCTGCACAGACACACTTTTTGAAACACTACCAAAGAATCGAAACAGGATTTCTACCCAATGAATACATTAAAGAGATTTTCATGAGGTACAACCTGAACTGATTTATATGAGTCAAGAATCCTATCTATTACTATATTTGATCTATTATATCTCCAAAATAATCTGTTCTATACACATTACCGTGACAAAGAGACATCAAATAGGATAGCATATTCGGACTTGGATGTCCATACCTATTGGGACCAACTGAAATAATAACATTTGTGGTAGGACATGAATAAAGACGGGAATTTATCCCATAATCTCCGCCATGATGTGGAGCGATTAACACATGTTTATATGTTCTCAATCCATTAGTCTTTTCGTTGTCATAAATATACTTTGCTTGTATTAATTTTACATCACCTGTAAAAATTGCACTCTTAGTATTGCCGTGAACAAACATACATAATCCCGCATAGTTAATTGTACGACTATATTCTCCAATATAAAAGGCAATATTTCCAATTCTCTGCCATAGACGCATTTGATTGCCATTGGTACGAAGCGCAGGCTTTATACAAAAAACATTATTACTTCCCAAGGCATATAATATCTTTTTATATATCCTCTGAGAGGTCAATGATTTCATCATATCCATGCAAACGACCTTACTAAAACATGTCCTTATTTCCTGAATACTGGCACATTCTAAACAATGATAATGATCAATATCCCAATGAGATATCACCAATATTGGCTTATCTCTTTTTAGTGTATAGAGCCTGGAATAAAATAGGCTTCGTACAATCGTTTGATTGGCACGCAGTTCTGCTCCAATATCATAAACAATCCTTGTAATATTATTCCCATCCAATAATTCATTCCAATTTGCCTGACCCACATCACGAACTAGTAAAAATAAATCACCCTTAAAAAAATTAGGAATCTGCAATCTCCCGTTTTCGTGATTATGCATGAGATCATTGCGATCTAATGCTTCGTGGTTCTGCAAAAGATCTTGATCATCATAACCCAAGAATTCAATCGATTTTAAATCATATGAACGACCTATAACCAAAGATTCTTCATTTTCTGTAAAATCACAGTGATTAAGCAGATCAAGATTTAACTTATAATAACAGCCTGCTGATAATCTTCGAGTAGCCTTTAATGACCGAAGTTCAATATAAGTCTTTGCTTTACCAAAATCTTGATTTTGGGGATCGGAAGAAACAAAATAATATAAATCTCTATCTAATCGGAAATCTATATACGCATCAAAAATACCAGATTCTATTTTTACCAAATGTGCTAGATATACTATACAATTTCCCATAAACCAAGCATTAATATATGTTTAAGATCAAATGCCATAAAAATATAAAATAAATTCGTAACGATTATCATATATATTTACGAAACAAGGTCTACAACACTATTTAATGTCAAGATTTACAGCTGGACTGTTACAGTGCGTATAGGAAATCTTGACGGCGCATAGAATGACAAATGCTGATATATAACCGTCAAAACATACGGAGGTCCCCGATCCTGTTCATTATCGATATGATTCAGGACCTCCAAGACACATTGAAGAGAGAGGCACACTCTCCCCAACAATATGGCCGTGAGACATATTCTCCGGTTGATATGTTCGGGTTGTAGAACAGGTTTCATGGGCGGGATAAAAATACGCGAAACCCATGAAGTCCCTGTTCTGAAAAGAGCGCGAGAAGTTCGGATTCAAGACTCTTTCACCGGCTCGCGCTTCTTCCGCATCTGGGCGGGTGAACTGCCGAAATTCCGTCGGCAATAATCCGAAAAGGTGGACGGCATATTGAACCCGTTGCTTTCGGCCACCTGCCAAAGCGGGAGGTCCGTATCGAGCAACATACGCATGATCCGCTCCTTCCGCTGCTCACGCAACCATTCCGAGACCGGGATGTCAAACTCCTGCTTGAACCGCTTGCGAAAGGCGGATCCAGACATGCAACAGGCCCGGGCCAACTCTTCGCTGGTCGTGTTTCCCGGCACTTGATGTTGCAAGGCCTGCAGCCGATCCCGGAATTCGAACGGATGGAAATCCGGAAGCAGTCGGCCGAGAGTCCGAAAATCCTTGTCCGTGAGAAACGTTGAATCCGGGTTCTTCCCGGAAGCCGATCCAGGATGCCGGTATTCACGGAGTACGGTGCCCACCATCAAATTATACAGAAAATTCAAGTGGGGATACCCTTCACCGTTCGCCGTCGCTACGATTCTGACACAAGACAATACCCCCAGCCGGTTGCGGGTGCGGTAATAGTGCCGATAGGTATCAATAAGGAATCCGAGGACCCGATTATCGGGACAAAAGGCCGCCAGCAGATAGAATCTGGCCTCTTCGCGTGGCAGTTCCGGAGGCAGCGTATTGCAACGTCGGATTTGATCAACCAGCCAGCGTACGGCCGCAACAGGTTCAGCCAACGGCGCAAGCACCTTCCAGGTATCGGAGCGCATCACATCGACCTGTCCGAACGCATGCAGAACGGTCCGGAACCAGCCACTCCATTCCGTTTGCAGGGCACCCTGCTCAAGTTTTTCTCTTAACGGCCTCATTCCTCAACAATAATCTTCAAAGATAGGACTTTTCTGGAAATGAAAGCACACTCGGACCTCTAAATAACTCTTCCAAACCGAATACCCATTATTAACCTTTTGTACCGATTTAATCGTTCTTTTTGGCTTTCGGCTCTTGCAGGTCAATAAAAAAAACTATATTTGTAAAGCGATTGGGCGAAAATCCCGGTCGGATACATACGAAGCGTTATGCTGATCTTGTAGTTTTGGGAACCTGAGAAATTTTCAAACTTGGCACAAGAGATGGCATGGCGGCTTTCACGCTTGCGTGGGCTGCTATCACCATATTTGTGCTAAAGGTAATCTCAGGACCTCCAAAACCCAATATGGCCGCAGTTCCACGCTTTGTGTATATTAAGGTCGGCACTTGTGGCCCGACATACGGAGGATGCAGGATGGATGATGCTGTGGAGACCCGAAAACATCGAAACAACCCGAAACACCGAACCTGAAAAACGATATACGTATGACATCGACCGGAATGATCCTGATAATCAGCGCGGCAGTTGTCGCCATACTGCTTATCATATGGGGCTTTGTAACCAACAATAACCTCATCGCCAAACGTAACCGTGTCAAACAGTGCCGGAGCGGCATCTGCGTGGTACTGAAGCAGCGCAACGACCTGATTCCGAATCTCGTTGCATCGGTCAAGGCCTACATGGGCCACGAGAACGAAATTCTGACGCGTATCACCGACCTGCGCACGCGAACCACATCGGCATCGGAGCGTGAGCAGATTCGCGAAGGTGGTGAAATCTCCACGCTGCTCGGCCGGTTGAACGTCGCTGTCGAAAACTATCCCGAACTGAAGGCTAACACGCAGTTCCTCCACCTGCAGGGACAGATCGAAGAGGTGGAGAACGAGCTGCAGGCCATTCGCCGTACCTACAACGCTGCCGTCACGGATTACAACAACGCGATCGAAATGTTCCCCTCGTCGATCATCGCCTCTTGGGGACATCATACGCAGGAAGAACTGATTGAGATTCCCGAAAGTGAAAAACAACCGGTTTCGGTTGCCGAACTCTTCCGCTCATGAATGCCCAGACACCCGATTTCAAGGAGCTCACCGGACGAATGCACCAGGAGTTGACACGCCTTGCCCGGCTGCGACGTGTAGTGAGGGTGCTGCTCGTGATTGTCTACTCGGCGACGCTGCTGTGGTTCGTATTCTGTTTCTTCGGAAACTACCTGCTCGCCTCGGCAGATTATACGACCTACGTACACACCAGTCAATACATCCTATACGGATTCATCCTCTTCTGCGTGCTGCACTTCGCATTCATGCGGGGACTCCACTCGCTTGGCGAGCGGGAAGGCGCCCTGATGGGACACATCGTCGGTGAACTCTTTCCCGAAGCTCAATTCAATCCGGCCGGAGCGGTCAATCGCGAGGCGCTGGCCG from uncultured Alistipes sp. carries:
- the cas2 gene encoding CRISPR-associated endonuclease Cas2, which encodes MSEVRLNAYRIMWLFVFFDLPTNTKTERRHAVQFRKALEKDGFTMMQYSVYVRHCASKENMQVHIKRVRRSMPPSGFTSILAVTDKQYGDILNFWGKSERAKPETPQQLEFF
- a CDS encoding IS256 family transposase, producing MVLTKEQLSELICKHSERENGLQDLLEILLESMMVSERREYLRENSASGNKCNGFRPGHSYGHGRTLTFRIPRDRYGNFHPRILAILRHQEDECERLAGTLYTKGLTQEQVGEVFQDIYGEHYSKASISRMLDYLREDVSQWLTRSLEAYYPIVFIDCVHMKIHRKRSVETEAFYVVLAVREDKRREVLGIFNKPTESALGWGEMLTELQERGVRKIGLVCADGLKGLEDVISAVFPGTPLQRCTTHLKRNLLSCVRNGDKGELAEDLRQVFRTGDRSYTVERAWEQWQALCEKWGQDYRSFRRRGEDPAYKAYFTYLNYEARIQSMIYTTNWIERLQKDFRRVTRMRGAMPSEESVLLLMGKTAMDKKSYLRPVPRIDLDRELFPE
- a CDS encoding helix-turn-helix transcriptional regulator, giving the protein MRPLREKLEQGALQTEWSGWFRTVLHAFGQVDVMRSDTWKVLAPLAEPVAAVRWLVDQIRRCNTLPPELPREEARFYLLAAFCPDNRVLGFLIDTYRHYYRTRNRLGVLSCVRIVATANGEGYPHLNFLYNLMVGTVLREYRHPGSASGKNPDSTFLTDKDFRTLGRLLPDFHPFEFRDRLQALQHQVPGNTTSEELARACCMSGSAFRKRFKQEFDIPVSEWLREQRKERIMRMLLDTDLPLWQVAESNGFNMPSTFSDYCRRNFGSSPAQMRKKREPVKES
- a CDS encoding LemA family protein, which translates into the protein MTSTGMILIISAAVVAILLIIWGFVTNNNLIAKRNRVKQCRSGICVVLKQRNDLIPNLVASVKAYMGHENEILTRITDLRTRTTSASEREQIREGGEISTLLGRLNVAVENYPELKANTQFLHLQGQIEEVENELQAIRRTYNAAVTDYNNAIEMFPSSIIASWGHHTQEELIEIPESEKQPVSVAELFRS